TTTGACTCAtggtagtagtagtagtagtagtactGATCCTTCTCAAGACTTGCTGGATTTCATGCAGTGCTTCACAATCTCTTCTTGCGGAGGCAAGCTCCCCTTCACACCGAGCAAGCTCCTTTTTCATTTCTGCTACCTTCCCCTCAGCTTTCTTTCTGGCGCTTCTCTCCTCATTCAGCTCAGATTCAAGTTGGGAGACCCGTTTCTGAATCACTTCCATGCCTTGCAGAAATAGTCCCTGCAGAAAGCTACCAAGATCCACGTGTCCCATGCTGTGGCTGATGAGACCATTGGAATCCAATGCGTGACCCTGGACGCAGGAGGGAAGCCCTGCTCCATCCCCTTCAAAACCACACAAATGACCCGTCTCTTCCATATCTGAATTGACCACCGGCGGAGGCGGAGGCGGAGTAGAAGTAGGACTATTCTCCACCAACACCCTTTGATTTTTCCTCTGCTCAGGGGTAGATGTGACAAACTGCTTCCTCTTTTCAACTCCCCCTGTCACTTCAACTACctgttttgatcttcttccatTTGAGTTAGGGGCATCTGCAACAAACAGCACTTAGACCATATGGTAGCCAAGCAGATAAAGTTATAATCACAGTTCGAAACGGAAATATTTAAATGCGCTTACGCAAAGGGCTTATTTTGAGAGGCGCATTGGTGTTAAGGGGAAAGTAAAAGGCACATTGGAATGGTTCTTTCAATCTTTGGAGTTTATCAACCAAGTCTTTCTCCGAAGGAGACAAGCTTGAACATTGAGGTGGTTTGGGAGACTGTATCATCCGAGTCCAGTACAGTGGAAACTTTGGCTTCTTGTTTTCACCCACGAAGAAGGGAAGTGCTGAGCCCCTTCTACCTTCAACTCGGAAGAACTGGTTCGAGAAGTTAGCGTACCACTTGTCGAAAACAAGGATTTTGGTTTGTCCTTCATGCGCACGAATGGAAACCCAACTCATCTTTTCCTTCTCTTTAACTACCtgaaagaagtagaagaaagcggCAACACTGGGAGCAAGACGAAAGGATTGACAGAGATTCTCGAAGCTTATGACAAAGGCCCAAGCTTCGGGGTGAAGTTGAGTGGGAGCGACATTGATGGCGTTTAGGATTTGAAGTTGGAAATCGGAGAAAGGAAGTCTGAGGCCGAAGTGGGTGAAGATGATCTCATAGAGGTAGAAGAAATCATCGTTATGATCATGGAGATGAAGGGTTGAGAAACAAACGCGCTCAGAGGGAGTGCAAGGTAGAAATGAAACAGTAGAGGAGTCAAGTGTGGGTTGAAGGAAGTTGAAAGGGTTGAGGTTGGGAGGATTGGTGATGGAGGACTGTGTGTTTAAGACTTGAGGGTCCACCCAGTCCCAGTTAGTACCAAATTTTTCTGTGGAGTTTGATTTCATCTTCCAATTAATGAAACCcactctcactctcactctcactctcacCTTAGGGTTAAAGAGAAGAGGAATAGCCAATACTCTTTATATCAATTACCTTAAAGAACACGCCTCTGAAGCAAACAGGAGGGAAATGCCTTTTCCACCTCTCATTAATGAATTTATTAGTTGAATCCTAGTAAAAATGCAAAGGTTTCactctattaaaaaaaattgactataataatttttattgggattaaaaaaatcagaaaaaacaTTTATTATGCAAACTAAAAATAAACAATGACACATATTTTTGCTATTTTCAATCCTTTTTCCTTTGCATATTTGGCATGCTATTTGGTAGAAAAGAGTGATAAGTTGTATTCCAAGAGTTGTATAATTAACTTTttggagaaagaaaaagtgGGACCAAATGAGAGTGTTGTgccaaaatttattattaagttTTGTCGTCATTTATTCggaaattaatttagttatggAGCCAAAGTAGGTGCTGGACAGCATTATGGATGGAGGGAAAGAGAGCTTTATATGCGTATGGTGTCAGTTTACATACAAATCGGACCGAGAAATTTGCCATAAACAAATCGGACCGAGAGACTTGCAGAAATCATGCGAACCGTCCGATTTGTGCAAGAGTTCTCCACGCGTCGCACGCCCATAGCTCCTCAGGACAGTGCCCACTTTAACCCCACAAGTCTCCTTCGTGAACTCACTTTCCCCTTCCTTTCCCACCCACCGAGTCGCATGCCATCTTCCTCCTCCCTGAAACCTGAAACCTTGCTGCTTCTCATTCGTGGACTagtggaaaaaatttgaaaatgtcCCATAAATCAAAACTAAAAAAGATTGATCGGTCAGAGCTTCACATTGTAACATATCTCAACTATTCTGATTATGTAagttaatttgttaatttttttaatatttcatAGTTCTGATTATTAGATgtaaaatttagttaaatttattgTTGTTATAACTTGCATTGAGAATGACTGagtttataattttattgatagaaatttagaaataaatGTATAAGAAAAATGTATATGCAGTTGATTGTTGTTTAAAATGATTTATAATATAATAGGTTAAAAATAAAACAggcatttttaaaaattttttggagtAATATTAGAAGTTATAGTTAAGTAGTTATAGTTAATTGTAGAAATTTAGGAATATATGTAGGTAGAAATATATATGTTTAATTTGCGTTATTCTTATAAGCCAGTGGTTGGTAAATATATTggattagaaataaaaaaaaatagttttttaaaattttttttaacaatagtAGAAATTATAGTTAACTAgttaagaataataattaattttaaaaatttaagaagaagaaTTTGAATGATATTTAGATAAGTGTGTTTAAGtataattaattcttgtttACAATTTTGTTCTAATATAATAGATCAGTGTTAAAAATGACTtgtttataaatttttgtaataatattataaattagaGTTAAGTAGTTACTTGTTATAATTAGTTTTAACAATGTAGGATTATATGTTTAAATAATAGTTAGGAATACGTGTGCTTAAATGTAATTAATGGAGTGTTGTGGAGAATCTTTTTCAATATAGTAGATTAGTAATAAGAATGACTTGTTTTTAATTCTATGTAATaatattagtaataaaaattaattagttaactataataatttcattctttaatttttgtggAATCATTTTTTTGGAATAATGTTGATAGAAATATGTTATTTTAGGGGAGGTTTTAGTAATATCAGTAAAattatatgttttaattagatatttttacGTTGTGTATGATAGTTGTGTAATAACAATCGTGATTTTGCTATGTGTGTGCAGGGTAAACGGATGTTGACATGTGATCACCATGTCCCGCCGGATCGGTACAATGAGAGGGTGGAGGAGCATTTACGATCTACTGGTTTTTACCATGTCGCCTAGATTGGGGTTGTTCAATGTTAGAAAGCACTGGTAAACGCTTTAGTGGAAAGGTGGCACCCGGACACACATACCTTTCACCTTCCGGTTGGTGAATGTGCCGTGACACTGGAAGACGTGGCTATGATATTCGGTCTTCCAACCGACGGTCTTCCAGTTACAGGGATGACTTTGAGTAGTTTCGAAGCCTTAGAGGCGGAGTGTCTAAACCAATTTGGGGTCGCACCCTTAAAGTCGCAGTGTCGAGGAAGCGGCATAAGACTTACGTGGCTACGGGATTTAAAAGAACGGTTACAGTTGAGTGATGAAAACAGTATACAGGTGTACATCAAGTGCCACATTATGTTGTTGATCGGTACGATCTTGTTTGGAGACAAGACTGGGGCATCTGTGCATTGGAAGTTTCTACCTCTGCTCAGTGATTTTGCTAGTATTAGACAGTACAACTGGGGATCAGCATGCCTGGCACACCTGTACAGGAGTTTATGCAGGGCATCACGTTTTGATTGTAAGGAAATAGATGGACCGCTAACACTTCTACTGTGTTGGGCTTGGATGCGGCTACCGTATCTAGCGCCAGTTCCTAGGGAACCCCGCAGTTTTCCGCTTGCAAACAGGTAACACTATCTTACATttacattttattttcatacttaGAATCCAATGGTGTTAATGAGATGCGTTATATTAGGTGGCGTAACTGGGAGCGTGGAGACCGAGTCTATAGATATCTTAAGCTTGCTCATTTTAGGAAGGCCTTCGATGATCTTTAGGAAGGCCAGGTGTGTTTGCACTACCGTTGTATTTGGGTCACATCTAGTGATTTAGTTGTTtagattttaattatttctttgcTTTATTGTTACCAGTTTTTGTGGGTTGCATATTCTGTTGATCCGGACATAATTTCCGCGGACATCTACATGCACTCGGTGATTTGGAGTGCAACGATCCCGTTGGTATTTTTTGAGTGTATTGAATGGCATGCCACCGACAGGTTTAGACGACAGTTTGGTTTCATTCAGGGAGTTCCTCATCAGGAATGGAGTCTAGACCGGGCACACGGGGAAGTGTTAACTGGTCCTAAGAATCAGAACTGGGCCACAGCCACGACTCATTCATTTTGGGTTATGCAGTGGACAAACAGGTACAATCACGTTCTTACTGAGGACCCCATGACTCCGCAGCAGCCATTAGACACTTATATGTACTGGTATCGTTCAAAGTATGGGCATCACTTGAACTTGTCAGATCTTGTGGTCCAAGAGGACGTTGAGGGTGACCAGGTTATGGATGATGAAAATGAAGAGCAACACCCACAGTCACCAGCCTctccacctccacctccacctccaccaCCAGAAGTGCAACCTCAAGAGACAAGCCAATATGTACCTCAGATACAGTTTCCTACGTCATTCCCGATACATCAGCCACAGTATGACTCAGGAGAGGGAGGTTCTTTTAGCCAGTTGCTTGGGTTCATGGCCTCAGATGTCGGCCAAGCACAATATAGCCATCAGCCTGGGTTCATGTCGGGTAGGCATTCGTTAGACGTGAGGTATCCATTTTATACCTACTCGGGTACTTCTGGAGGGTTTGTATCTGGTGATTCTAGTAGGAGTGGGGGCGGTCGAGGAGTCCTAAATAGTCAAAATATGGAGCGTGTTTCGATGACTCTGATTGATGAAAATGCTAACACTTTTGAGCATGAGACTGATGATTACTTAGTGGATGAGCTAGATGACGAGGAAGACAAGGAGGATGAGGAACAAGATGACGACATGGACCAAGATGAAGAATCCCGTAATGATGCAGGTACAACAAcgctttactttcttgtatgCTATGTTAGTTACGGTTGATTATACTATGTACTTCTTTGGTTTGATTGTTTTATGTTCATGTATGGCCTGGTGGGTACGATTGATCATACTATATACTTCCttgttttttattgtttattgttTTATGTTCATGTATGGCCTGCCTGTTTCGGTTGATCATACTATATACTTCCTTGTTTTTGATTGTTTTATGTTCATGTATGGCTTGTTAGTTACGGTTGATCATATTATATACTTCCttggtttgattttttttacgtAGGTGGCACCCGTACTCCAGATGAGATAGGAAAGGGCTACAACCTCAGGATTGATCCACCGCGTCGTAGTGCAAGTCGATTTACTCCGTCCGTGTTCAAAAAAGCCGCAAAGAAATGCAAGAACATAGTCACCTTTGGAAAGTGGAAAGCGAGGAAGTAGTTGTGGTATAGTTAGATTTATGTATGTATCAGTTATCTTTTGTCATGGACACAATGTAATATTTATGTATGACTGAAGTTTCCTAAATACCAACTAAGTATTGTATGTTTCAGTTGATGTTCCTGAATTTCATTGACTATTATATGTATGATGACTTTCCATGTGATGCTTTACTTGGACATAGTTCACAATGATTCTATTATCATAAAGTACATTGAGGTAGGTAACGGTTGATTCGATTATCATAAAGTGCATTGACATAGGTTACAATGATTCTATTATCATAAAGTGCATTAAAACAGGCTACAATGAGTCTATTATGAGAAAGTACATTGACATAAGTTACATTGTTTCAAATATCATATAAATCTACTGCGTGTTAAGGGCAGTACTAGGACCTCCGCCCTGACAGCATCTACTACGACTGTGTCCCTCAGTCCCACATTGCCTACATCGCCTCAGACGCCATAACATTCGTgtgtccatctcattcaagaaGCGGGTCATCTTGGGCCGACCTTTGGCAACGCGTCTCATGTACAGGTTTGGTACGAAGCGAGGACCAGTGTAAGAAGGCCACATAGTTGGATTCCCGAGTAGCCTAAACCTAGCCCGATAAACACATCTAACTTGGTCCATCTTATAAACATCATGCACATACACCTGCCAATCTAGTCATTGATTTGCACAACAAGCAAACACATGCCGACAAGGAATCTGATCCACCTGGAACTCACCACAGTCACATCTTTGATTACGGAGGTCAATAGCATACTCCACTCCACTTGGCATCTCACGCACTTCGAAGACCTCATTCTGCCTGTCGAAGTAATTAACCTAAATGTTTCCTGATGCAAGTTGATTTGCATAAAGTTTGGAGGTCACATGCTCAGAAAAAACAAGGCCAGCATTAATCCGAGCCTCCGCCTCGGCTCTTTTACGTGTGAACAACTTATTAAGTCTGTACAATGTTGCCTTCACAAGTGCAGTGATGGGGAGATTGCGTGCACCCTTCAAGACTGAGTTTATGCATTCCACTAGATTAGTCATCATGTGACCCCATCGGTAACCACCATCGAATGCCAATGCATACTGTTCACGGGAAATACGATTTAACCAGTTAGTGTACGCCTCACCCCACTCTCGTAAACGCTGGTAACGCAATTCATACTCCCGAACCATCCTCGAATATCCTACACAATATCATATACCATTCAAAGTGAGTGTGATTCATGATGTTTAGATTAATCGCAGTTTCATTAGTAACAAACGTTGAAGTAATCAATGTTACCTATATTGACGACAAGCTTTTGCAGGTACGGTGCCTTGAATTTTCTCAAAAAGTTCGACTCTATATACCTGATGCAAAATATGTGGAAAGCTCTAGGAGGTGACCAAGCTCCGTGACTGCGCTCAACAACTGCATTTATCGACTCATGTCGGTCTGATATAAGCCCCACACCATCCCGAGTTACAACATGTTGACGCAGGTTACTAAGAAAAAAGTGCCACGCATCAGAAGTTTCTCTCTTGACAATAGCAAATGCAATCGGACGATATTGTTGTTACCATCCTGCGAAACGGCCACTAACAAGCAACCCTTATACTTTTCGTACAAGTGAGTCCCGTCCACCTGGACAACTGACTTACAATATCTGAATGCTCTAATGCAGAGGTAATAGCTCCAAAAGACTCGATGCAATACCCGGATATCACTTACCAAGTCATCCCTTTGATATGTTGGCATAGTCTCAAAATGTACGACAGCTGATGGCTCCTTATGACACATGGCCTCGAACCATATGGGCAACGCTTCATAGGATGCTTCC
This sequence is a window from Arachis stenosperma cultivar V10309 chromosome 10, arast.V10309.gnm1.PFL2, whole genome shotgun sequence. Protein-coding genes within it:
- the LOC130958176 gene encoding uncharacterized protein LOC130958176 yields the protein MKSNSTEKFGTNWDWVDPQVLNTQSSITNPPNLNPFNFLQPTLDSSTVSFLPCTPSERVCFSTLHLHDHNDDFFYLYEIIFTHFGLRLPFSDFQLQILNAINVAPTQLHPEAWAFVISFENLCQSFRLAPSVAAFFYFFQVVKEKEKMSWVSIRAHEGQTKILVFDKWYANFSNQFFRVEGRRGSALPFFVGENKKPKFPLYWTRMIQSPKPPQCSSLSPSEKDLVDKLQRLKEPFQCAFYFPLNTNAPLKISPLHAPNSNGRRSKQVVEVTGGVEKRKQFVTSTPEQRKNQRVLVENSPTSTPPPPPPVVNSDMEETGHLCGFEGDGAGLPSCVQGHALDSNGLISHSMGHVDLGSFLQGLFLQGMEVIQKRVSQLESELNEERSARKKAEGKVAEMKKELARCEGELASARRDCEALHEIQQVLRRISTTTTTTTMSQRD